The proteins below are encoded in one region of Micromonospora pisi:
- a CDS encoding histidine phosphatase family protein encodes MTRLIVWRHGNTDWNAGNRVQGQTDTPLNELGVEQAAAASDMLAALKPDAIVSSDLQRAARTAAALAALTGLPVRTDARLRERHYGQWQGLTMHEVAARFPAEHARWRAGDQDPGCEVESLDDLGKRVGAALQAAADETPGGTTVVATHGGGARQGCGHLLGWSPEILRQLGSLQNCHWTELRYDTVRGWQLRAHNVGPAAREPIPAAI; translated from the coding sequence ATGACCCGACTGATCGTCTGGCGGCACGGCAACACCGACTGGAACGCGGGTAACCGGGTGCAGGGGCAGACCGACACCCCCCTCAACGAGCTGGGTGTGGAGCAGGCCGCCGCCGCCTCGGACATGCTCGCCGCACTGAAGCCGGACGCCATCGTCTCGAGCGATCTGCAGCGGGCCGCCCGTACGGCGGCGGCGCTGGCCGCGCTGACCGGGTTGCCGGTGCGCACCGATGCCCGCCTGCGCGAACGGCACTACGGTCAGTGGCAGGGCCTCACCATGCACGAGGTCGCCGCCCGGTTCCCGGCCGAGCACGCCCGCTGGCGGGCCGGCGACCAGGATCCGGGCTGCGAGGTGGAGAGCCTCGACGACCTGGGCAAGCGGGTCGGTGCCGCGCTCCAGGCGGCGGCGGACGAGACGCCCGGTGGCACCACCGTGGTCGCCACCCACGGTGGTGGCGCCCGGCAGGGCTGCGGCCATCTGCTCGGCTGGTCCCCGGAGATCCTGCGCCAACTCGGCTCGTTGCAGAACTGCCACTGGACCGAGCTGCGCTACGACACGGTGCGCGGCTGGCAACTGCGTGCCCACAACGTCGGGCCGGCCGCCCGGGAGCCGATTCCCGCCGCGATCTGA
- the rsfS gene encoding ribosome silencing factor, which produces MTASDRALELALAAAQAAADKKAQDIVLIDVGDQLAITDIFLVASAPSERQVQAIVDAIEEQLLTLSEKAKPVRREGERAGRWVLLDYVDIVVHVQHTEEREFYALDRLWKDCPIIPFVDRDLVDADAGHGE; this is translated from the coding sequence GTGACAGCTTCCGATCGCGCCCTTGAGCTGGCATTGGCCGCCGCACAGGCTGCCGCTGACAAGAAGGCGCAGGACATCGTCCTGATCGACGTAGGCGACCAGCTGGCCATCACCGACATTTTCCTGGTCGCCTCGGCGCCGAGTGAGCGCCAGGTCCAGGCGATCGTCGACGCGATCGAAGAGCAGCTGCTCACCCTCTCGGAAAAGGCGAAGCCGGTACGTCGCGAGGGCGAGCGGGCCGGCCGTTGGGTGCTGCTCGACTACGTCGACATCGTGGTGCACGTCCAGCACACCGAAGAGCGCGAGTTCTACGCTCTCGACCGGTTGTGGAAGGACTGCCCGATCATCCCGTTCGTCGACCGCGACCTCGTGGACGCCGACGCCGGCCACGGCGAATGA
- the nadD gene encoding nicotinate-nucleotide adenylyltransferase codes for MEEDTRRIGIMGGTFDPIHHGHLVAASEVADRFGLDEVIFVPTGHPWQKADEPVSSPEDRYLMTVIATASNPRFQVSRVDIDRDGPTYTVDTLRDLHEQYGPKAQLFFITGADALEKILSWKDADQVFELAHFIGVTRPGFELSAGHLPADSVSLVQVPAMAISSTDCRARVAAGEPVWYLVPDGVVQYIAKRRLYQ; via the coding sequence GTGGAGGAAGATACCCGACGAATCGGGATCATGGGTGGCACCTTCGACCCGATTCATCACGGTCACCTGGTCGCGGCCAGCGAGGTCGCCGACCGGTTCGGGCTCGACGAGGTCATCTTCGTGCCCACCGGCCACCCGTGGCAGAAGGCCGACGAGCCGGTCTCCTCGCCCGAGGACCGCTACCTGATGACCGTCATCGCCACCGCCTCGAACCCCCGGTTCCAGGTCAGCCGCGTCGACATCGACCGGGACGGCCCCACCTACACCGTCGACACGTTGCGCGACCTGCACGAGCAGTACGGCCCGAAGGCGCAGCTCTTCTTCATCACCGGAGCGGACGCGCTGGAGAAGATCCTTTCCTGGAAGGACGCCGACCAGGTGTTCGAGCTGGCGCACTTCATCGGGGTGACCCGGCCGGGCTTCGAACTCTCCGCCGGGCACCTGCCGGCCGACTCGGTGAGCCTGGTCCAGGTGCCGGCGATGGCGATTTCGTCCACCGACTGCCGGGCCAGGGTCGCCGCCGGGGAGCCCGTCTGGTACCTCGTACCCGACGGTGTGGTCCAGTACATTGCCAAACGCCGGCTGTATCAGTAA